One window from the genome of Thermus islandicus DSM 21543 encodes:
- a CDS encoding helix-turn-helix domain-containing protein has protein sequence MTQARETVSFRPGEVILYPGTPGPRDRVYRVLEGLVRLEAVDEEGNALTLRLVRPGGFFGEEALFGQERGYFAEAVTEVVLEALPRELAPEELRALAQHLAQALSEAYRRIERLATQRLKNRMAAALLELAETPLAREEEGKLVLHATHDELAAAVGSVRETVTKVIGELVREGYIRSGYGKILLKNLEGLKALAQSRG, from the coding sequence ATGACCCAGGCCCGCGAAACCGTAAGCTTCAGGCCCGGCGAGGTCATCCTCTACCCCGGGACCCCGGGGCCCAGGGACCGGGTCTACCGGGTCCTCGAGGGCCTGGTGCGCCTCGAGGCCGTGGACGAGGAGGGCAACGCCCTCACCCTGCGCCTGGTCCGCCCCGGGGGCTTCTTCGGGGAAGAGGCGCTTTTCGGCCAGGAGCGGGGCTACTTCGCCGAGGCGGTGACGGAGGTGGTCCTCGAGGCCCTGCCCAGGGAGCTCGCCCCCGAGGAGCTGAGGGCCCTGGCCCAGCACCTGGCCCAGGCCCTCTCCGAGGCCTACCGCAGGATTGAGCGCCTGGCCACCCAGCGCCTCAAGAACCGGATGGCCGCCGCCCTCCTGGAGCTTGCGGAAACCCCCCTCGCCCGGGAGGAGGAGGGGAAGCTGGTCCTCCACGCCACCCACGACGAGCTGGCCGCTGCGGTGGGGAGCGTCAGGGAGACGGTGACCAAGGTCATCGGGGAGCTCGTCCGGGAGGGGTACATCCGCTCGGGCTACGGCAAGATCCTCCTCAAGAACCTCGAGGGACTCAAGGCGCTGGCGCAAAGCCGCGGCTAG
- a CDS encoding sensor histidine kinase, whose amino-acid sequence MPLSFRGRLFLAFSLLWSLFLGGALYLAGRGVEGALRGHLEATLLQDAKRAAEAYEKGRAGLLLTTGGVYLHLYAEDGRPLVLTREDHRLEGEVLKGAGRAPRVLWRRGFAAALVRTPLGLLALTADTAPIETALGALRRALLEAFFLLFPLGVVLVYLTAHLATRPLEVAAREIAQRSPKRLEPVPLTLPKDEFGRMVEAVNALLAALKEAKERERAFLAEVSHELRTPLTVLLGHLDRLRRNPEDREGLAVARATAERMRRLVEDLLDLARGEVGFALNPHILDLKALGEEASREQGVAFQGEEAEVLGDPDRLLQMLRNLIANAVRAAGKEGVRVRVRREASWALLEVEDQGPGIPEDLLPHLFQRFRQGPGGGTGLGLAVAQAIARAHGGEIEAESAPGRTVFRVRLPLLEED is encoded by the coding sequence GTGCCCCTTTCCTTCCGGGGCCGGCTCTTCCTCGCCTTCAGCCTTCTCTGGTCCCTCTTCCTGGGGGGGGCCTTGTACCTGGCGGGACGGGGGGTGGAGGGGGCGCTGCGGGGCCACCTCGAGGCCACCCTCCTCCAGGACGCCAAGAGGGCGGCGGAGGCCTACGAGAAGGGCCGGGCAGGCCTCCTCCTTACCACGGGAGGGGTTTACCTGCACCTCTATGCGGAGGACGGAAGGCCCCTGGTCCTCACCCGGGAGGACCACCGCCTCGAGGGGGAGGTCCTGAAGGGGGCGGGAAGGGCGCCCCGGGTCCTCTGGCGGCGGGGGTTCGCCGCGGCCCTGGTCCGCACCCCCCTGGGGCTTCTCGCCCTCACCGCGGACACCGCCCCCATTGAAACCGCCCTCGGCGCCCTGAGACGGGCCCTTCTGGAGGCCTTCTTCCTGCTCTTCCCCCTCGGGGTGGTCCTGGTCTACCTCACCGCCCACCTGGCCACAAGGCCCCTGGAGGTGGCGGCCCGGGAGATCGCCCAACGAAGCCCAAAGCGGCTGGAACCCGTGCCCCTCACCCTCCCCAAGGACGAGTTCGGCCGGATGGTGGAGGCGGTGAACGCCCTCCTCGCCGCCCTGAAGGAGGCCAAGGAGCGGGAAAGGGCCTTCCTCGCCGAGGTGAGCCACGAGCTCCGCACCCCGCTCACCGTGCTCCTCGGCCACCTGGACCGCCTGAGGCGGAACCCCGAGGACCGGGAGGGCCTGGCCGTGGCCCGGGCCACCGCCGAAAGGATGCGCCGCCTGGTGGAGGACCTCCTGGACCTGGCCCGGGGGGAGGTGGGCTTCGCCCTCAACCCCCACATCCTGGACCTGAAGGCCCTGGGGGAGGAGGCCTCGAGGGAGCAGGGCGTGGCCTTCCAGGGAGAGGAGGCCGAGGTCCTGGGCGACCCCGACCGCCTCCTGCAGATGCTCCGCAACCTCATCGCCAACGCCGTCCGGGCGGCGGGAAAAGAGGGGGTGCGGGTGCGGGTGCGGCGGGAAGCCTCCTGGGCCCTCCTGGAGGTGGAGGACCAAGGCCCCGGCATCCCCGAGGACCTCCTCCCCCACCTCTTCCAGCGCTTCCGCCAGGGGCCGGGCGGAGGGACGGGCCTGGGCCTGGCCGTGGCCCAGGCCATCGCCCGGGCCCACGGGGGGGAGATTGAAGCGGAAAGCGCCCCCGGAAGGACCGTTTTCCGGGTGCGGCTCCCCCTATTGGAGGAGGACTGA
- the gyrA gene encoding DNA gyrase subunit A — translation MAQVLPVEITEELKQSFINYAMSVIVDRALPDVRDGLKPVQRRILFGAYQEGVLPGRKHVKSAKIVGEVMGKYHPHGDAAIYDALARLAQPWNLRYPLVDGQGNFGSIDGDPPAAQRYTEARLSPMGAEMLLDIDKETVDFRPNYDGSLKEPEVLPAAIPNLLVNGASGIAVGMATSLPPHNLSEVVDALVAMIDNPAITLEEVMRHLPGPDFPTGGKLSKRGIHEAYATGRGSLKVRAKVRIEEKGQRPVLVVTEIPYQVNKAGLIAQIAALVKAKKVEDIVALRDESDRQGLRIAIELKRGANPQVVLNQLYKHTALQTSFTVNLLAIVDGEPKVLSLLALMRHYLDHRKEVLRRKSLFDLKKAEERAHILEGLLIALDHIDEVIALIRASEDAAKARRGLMERFGLSEAQAQAILDMRLQRLVALERQKLLEEYRELMEEIARLKAILADETRLWQEVKRDLLRVKERYGDERRTLIAEFEESFSPEDLIEDEPMVITLTAQGFLKRLPLEAYRAQGRGGKGLMAGKTKEEDEATHVFVASAHDDLLLFTNRGRVYRLKVYELPEMGRQARGTHVKSLLPLAEEEEVAALLAVRGLEGEGYLVFATERGLIKRTALKEYQNLGQAGLIALKLQEGDRLVGVALSDLEDEAILATAEGQAIRFPLEEVRATGRDSQGVTGIRFKRPLDRVVSLVTVKPGEVVDLLSVSTRGYGKRTPLSEYPLQGRGGMGVITYAVSPKVGRLAALLKVRGGEDLLVLSKKGLALRTPVAAIRQYSRATAGVKVMHLPEDDEIASAFVVEEE, via the coding sequence ATGGCCCAGGTACTGCCCGTAGAGATCACCGAGGAACTCAAGCAGAGCTTCATCAACTACGCCATGTCCGTCATCGTGGACCGGGCCCTGCCCGATGTCCGGGACGGGCTTAAGCCGGTCCAGAGGCGCATCCTCTTCGGGGCCTACCAGGAGGGGGTCTTGCCGGGCCGCAAGCACGTGAAGAGCGCCAAGATCGTGGGCGAGGTCATGGGCAAGTACCACCCCCACGGGGACGCCGCCATCTACGACGCCCTGGCGCGCCTCGCCCAGCCCTGGAACCTGCGCTACCCCCTCGTGGACGGCCAGGGGAACTTCGGCTCCATTGACGGCGACCCTCCCGCCGCCCAGCGCTACACCGAGGCCAGGCTCTCCCCCATGGGGGCGGAGATGCTCTTGGACATTGACAAGGAGACGGTGGACTTCCGCCCCAACTACGATGGCTCCCTGAAAGAGCCCGAGGTCCTGCCCGCCGCCATCCCCAACCTCCTGGTGAACGGGGCGAGCGGCATCGCCGTGGGCATGGCCACGAGCCTCCCGCCCCACAACCTCTCCGAGGTAGTGGACGCCCTGGTGGCCATGATTGACAACCCCGCCATCACCCTCGAGGAGGTCATGCGCCACCTCCCCGGCCCCGACTTCCCCACCGGGGGGAAGCTCTCCAAAAGGGGCATCCATGAGGCCTACGCCACGGGCCGGGGAAGCCTGAAGGTGCGGGCCAAGGTGCGCATTGAGGAGAAGGGACAGAGGCCCGTGCTGGTGGTCACGGAGATCCCCTACCAGGTTAACAAGGCGGGCCTCATCGCCCAGATCGCCGCCCTGGTCAAGGCCAAGAAGGTGGAGGATATCGTGGCCCTCCGGGACGAGTCCGACCGGCAGGGCCTCCGCATCGCCATAGAGCTCAAGCGGGGGGCAAACCCCCAGGTGGTCCTGAACCAGCTCTACAAGCACACCGCCCTCCAGACCTCTTTCACGGTGAACCTTTTGGCCATCGTGGACGGGGAGCCCAAGGTCCTCTCCCTCCTCGCCCTCATGCGCCACTACCTGGACCACCGGAAGGAGGTCCTAAGGCGCAAGAGCCTCTTTGACCTCAAGAAGGCGGAGGAAAGGGCCCACATCCTGGAAGGGCTCCTTATCGCCCTGGACCACATTGACGAGGTCATCGCCCTGATCCGGGCCTCGGAGGACGCGGCAAAAGCGCGGAGGGGCCTCATGGAGCGCTTTGGCCTCTCCGAGGCCCAGGCCCAGGCCATCCTGGACATGCGCCTCCAGCGCCTGGTGGCCCTGGAGCGGCAGAAGCTCCTGGAGGAGTACCGCGAGCTCATGGAGGAGATCGCCCGGCTCAAGGCCATCCTCGCGGACGAAACCCGCCTCTGGCAGGAGGTGAAGCGGGACCTCCTCCGGGTCAAGGAACGCTACGGGGACGAACGGCGCACCCTCATCGCCGAGTTTGAGGAGAGCTTCAGCCCCGAGGACCTCATTGAGGACGAGCCCATGGTGATCACCCTGACCGCCCAGGGGTTCTTGAAGCGCCTCCCCCTGGAGGCCTACCGGGCCCAAGGCCGGGGGGGGAAGGGGCTCATGGCAGGGAAGACCAAGGAGGAGGACGAGGCCACCCACGTCTTCGTGGCCAGCGCCCACGACGACCTCCTCCTCTTCACCAACCGCGGCCGGGTCTACCGCCTCAAGGTCTACGAGCTCCCCGAGATGGGCCGCCAGGCCCGGGGGACCCACGTGAAAAGCCTCCTCCCCCTCGCCGAGGAGGAGGAGGTGGCCGCCCTCCTCGCCGTGCGGGGCCTCGAGGGCGAGGGCTACCTGGTCTTCGCCACCGAGCGGGGCCTCATCAAGCGCACGGCCCTAAAGGAGTACCAGAACCTGGGGCAGGCGGGCCTCATCGCCCTGAAGCTGCAGGAGGGGGACCGCCTGGTGGGGGTGGCCCTCTCCGACCTCGAGGACGAGGCCATCCTGGCCACGGCGGAGGGCCAGGCCATCCGCTTCCCCCTGGAGGAGGTGCGGGCCACGGGGCGGGACAGCCAGGGGGTGACGGGCATCCGCTTCAAGAGGCCCCTGGACCGGGTGGTCTCCCTGGTCACGGTGAAGCCCGGGGAGGTGGTGGACCTTCTCTCCGTGAGCACCCGGGGCTACGGCAAGCGCACCCCCCTTTCCGAGTACCCCCTTCAGGGGCGCGGGGGCATGGGGGTCATCACCTACGCGGTCTCCCCCAAGGTGGGGCGGCTCGCCGCCCTCCTCAAGGTCCGGGGCGGGGAGGACCTCCTGGTGCTCTCCAAAAAGGGCCTCGCCCTCCGCACCCCCGTGGCGGCGATCCGCCAGTACTCCCGGGCCACCGCCGGGGTCAAGGTGATGCACCTTCCTGAGGACGACGAGATCGCGAGCGCCTTCGTGGTGGAGGAGGAATAG
- the cutA gene encoding divalent-cation tolerance protein CutA, with protein MEEVVLITVPSEEVGRTIARALVEERLAACVNLLPGLTSIYRWQGEVVEDRELLLLVKTTTHAFPRLKERVKALHPYTVPEIVALPIAEGNREYLEWLRENAG; from the coding sequence ATGGAAGAGGTGGTCCTCATCACGGTGCCCAGCGAGGAGGTGGGGAGGACCATCGCCCGGGCCCTGGTGGAGGAGCGCTTGGCCGCCTGCGTGAACCTCCTCCCCGGCCTCACCTCCATTTACCGCTGGCAGGGGGAGGTGGTGGAGGACCGGGAGCTCCTCCTCCTGGTCAAGACCACCACCCACGCCTTCCCCAGGCTCAAGGAAAGGGTCAAGGCCCTCCACCCCTACACCGTGCCCGAGATCGTAGCCCTGCCCATCGCCGAGGGGAACCGGGAGTACCTGGAATGGCTTAGGGAAAACGCCGGATGA
- a CDS encoding GntR family transcriptional regulator — protein MVASQTEEAYRELRSRILALRLRPGESLSERRLEGLLGVSRTPIRAALERLAQEGLVRREGRGYRVAPLDLDELAEAFRLRAVLEATAVRWAAARRLQEAPEAQALLKRVEEAVDLEAELALATEFHLALARLAENRFLVEALSRLLPQIYRARFVEALSPEGRAQAYREHQRILELVLQGEGEEAARLVTAHLERAYLRLRESLERSYRGLLALGAEVRP, from the coding sequence GTGGTCGCTTCGCAGACGGAGGAGGCCTACCGCGAACTACGGAGCCGCATCCTAGCCTTGAGGCTTCGGCCTGGGGAGTCCTTGAGCGAGCGGCGGCTGGAAGGGCTGCTCGGGGTGTCCCGCACCCCCATCCGCGCCGCGCTAGAGCGCCTGGCTCAGGAAGGGTTGGTGCGCCGCGAGGGGAGGGGCTACCGGGTGGCCCCCTTGGATCTGGACGAGCTGGCGGAGGCCTTCCGGCTCCGGGCGGTCCTCGAGGCCACGGCGGTGCGCTGGGCCGCGGCCCGCCGCCTCCAAGAGGCCCCGGAGGCCCAGGCCCTGCTGAAGCGCGTGGAGGAGGCGGTAGACCTCGAGGCTGAGCTCGCCCTGGCCACGGAGTTCCACCTGGCCTTGGCCCGGCTTGCGGAAAACCGCTTCCTGGTGGAGGCCCTTTCCCGCCTCCTTCCCCAGATCTACCGGGCCCGCTTCGTGGAGGCCCTTTCCCCCGAAGGCCGGGCCCAGGCCTACCGGGAACACCAGCGCATCCTGGAGCTTGTCCTCCAGGGCGAGGGGGAGGAGGCGGCCCGCCTCGTCACCGCCCACCTGGAGCGGGCCTATCTGCGCCTACGGGAGAGCTTGGAGCGGAGCTACCGCGGACTCCTCGCTTTGGGAGCGGAGGTGCGGCCGTGA
- a CDS encoding phosphoglucomutase — protein MDIRFGTDGWRGVIARDFTFFNLARVATAYGRYLLAKGGRTVVVGYDTRFQARAFAEEAAGVLAGLGLKAYLLQDPHPTPMLSFAVRQVGADGGLMLTASHNPPQYLGVKLKGPYGGSALPEEVKEVEALLPEAPSEARGRAEPLEVRTAYYEHLKGLLDLKALSRFPGVLYHDAMGGAGDSHLSAFLRHAGLDLEVRELHNVPHPLFYGVNPEPLPKNLKTLLAVMGPEEAPTFAVVTDGDADRIAAVLPGGRFFNPHQVFAVLLRHLHAKGLSGGVVKNFAVSWIVDRLAERLGLPVKTTPVGFKWITEAFLREDVLIGGEESGGIGVKGHLPERDGILNALLLLESVARTGKDLATQFREIEALTGLTHAYERLDLEIPTEGLLEKLREPRPLAGLTPKGLQDLDGVKWIYEGAWILFRPSGTEPLLRIYAEATSEELVQALLREAEALVRGLSG, from the coding sequence ATGGACATCCGCTTTGGCACCGACGGCTGGCGAGGGGTGATCGCCCGGGACTTCACCTTCTTCAACCTCGCCCGGGTAGCCACCGCTTACGGGCGCTACCTCCTGGCCAAAGGGGGAAGGACGGTGGTGGTGGGGTACGATACCCGCTTCCAGGCCCGGGCCTTCGCCGAGGAGGCGGCAGGGGTCCTGGCGGGCCTCGGGCTTAAGGCCTACCTCCTCCAGGACCCCCACCCCACCCCCATGCTCTCCTTCGCCGTCCGCCAAGTGGGGGCGGACGGGGGCCTCATGCTCACCGCAAGCCATAACCCCCCCCAGTACCTGGGGGTGAAGCTCAAGGGGCCCTACGGGGGAAGCGCCCTTCCCGAGGAGGTGAAGGAGGTGGAGGCCCTCCTCCCCGAAGCCCCCTCGGAGGCCCGGGGAAGGGCCGAGCCCCTCGAGGTGCGCACCGCCTACTACGAGCACTTGAAGGGGCTTTTGGACCTAAAGGCCCTCTCCCGCTTCCCCGGCGTCCTCTACCACGACGCCATGGGGGGAGCGGGGGATAGCCACCTCTCCGCCTTCCTGCGCCACGCGGGGCTTGACCTGGAGGTGCGGGAGCTCCACAACGTCCCCCACCCCCTCTTCTACGGGGTGAACCCCGAGCCCCTGCCGAAGAACCTCAAGACCCTCCTTGCGGTCATGGGCCCCGAGGAGGCGCCCACCTTCGCCGTGGTCACGGACGGGGACGCCGACCGCATCGCCGCCGTTTTGCCCGGGGGCCGTTTCTTCAACCCCCACCAGGTCTTCGCCGTCCTCCTCCGCCACCTCCACGCCAAGGGGCTCTCCGGGGGGGTAGTGAAGAACTTCGCCGTCTCCTGGATTGTGGACCGCCTCGCGGAGCGGCTGGGGCTTCCGGTGAAGACCACCCCCGTGGGCTTCAAGTGGATCACGGAGGCCTTCCTGAGGGAGGACGTGCTCATCGGGGGGGAGGAGTCGGGCGGGATCGGGGTGAAGGGGCACCTGCCCGAACGGGACGGGATCCTCAACGCCCTCCTGCTCCTGGAGAGCGTGGCCCGCACGGGGAAGGACCTCGCCACCCAGTTCCGGGAGATTGAGGCCCTCACCGGCCTCACCCACGCCTACGAGCGCCTGGACCTGGAGATCCCCACGGAAGGCCTTCTGGAGAAGCTACGGGAGCCCCGCCCCCTGGCAGGCCTGACCCCCAAGGGCCTTCAGGACCTGGACGGGGTCAAGTGGATCTACGAGGGGGCCTGGATCCTCTTTCGGCCCTCGGGCACAGAGCCCCTCCTGCGGATCTACGCCGAGGCCACCTCCGAGGAGCTGGTGCAGGCCCTCCTCCGGGAGGCGGAGGCCCTGGTGCGGGGCCTGTCCGGGTAG
- the aroQ gene encoding type II 3-dehydroquinate dehydratase has product MVLILNGPNLNLLGRREPELYGRTTLEELEALCEAWGAELGLGVVFRQTNYEGQLIEWVQQAEKEGFLAIVLNPGALTHYSYALLDAIRAQPLPVVEVHLTNLHAREPFRRHSVTAPACRGVVSGFGPLSYKLALVYLAESLEVGG; this is encoded by the coding sequence ATGGTCCTGATCCTGAACGGCCCCAACCTCAACCTCCTGGGACGGCGCGAGCCGGAGCTTTACGGGAGGACGACCCTAGAGGAGCTGGAGGCCCTGTGCGAGGCCTGGGGAGCAGAGCTGGGCCTTGGGGTGGTCTTCCGCCAGACCAACTACGAGGGCCAGCTCATTGAGTGGGTGCAGCAGGCGGAGAAAGAGGGGTTTTTGGCCATCGTCCTAAACCCCGGGGCCCTCACCCACTACTCCTACGCCCTCCTGGACGCCATTAGGGCCCAGCCCCTCCCCGTGGTGGAGGTGCACCTCACCAACCTCCACGCCCGGGAGCCGTTCCGCCGCCACTCCGTGACCGCGCCCGCCTGCCGGGGCGTGGTCTCGGGCTTCGGGCCCCTTTCCTACAAGCTGGCCCTGGTCTACCTGGCGGAGTCCCTTGAGGTGGGGGGGTAG
- a CDS encoding response regulator transcription factor: MKRILLIEDDREVARLLELELKEAGFQVEWAKNGMEGLIRHREKKPDLVVLDLGLPDLDGAEVARRIRATDDTPILVLTAQDAVDRKVSLLSGGADDYLVKPFHPAELLARIQVQLRHREGSEVFAVGELELYPKRRQVFFRGQEVRLSPKEFDLLQLLMSRPGRVFPRLEIEERVWGRPLGRESNVLDVHVANLRAKLREAGAYGYLRTVRGLGYALRPGRGEEG; the protein is encoded by the coding sequence GTGAAGCGCATCCTTCTCATAGAGGACGACCGCGAGGTGGCCCGCCTCCTGGAGCTGGAGCTCAAGGAAGCGGGCTTCCAGGTGGAGTGGGCCAAGAACGGCATGGAGGGCCTCATCCGCCACCGGGAGAAAAAGCCCGACCTGGTGGTGCTGGACCTGGGCCTGCCCGACCTGGACGGGGCCGAGGTGGCGCGGAGGATCCGCGCCACGGACGACACCCCCATCCTGGTCCTCACCGCACAGGACGCGGTAGACCGCAAGGTCTCCCTCCTTTCCGGAGGGGCAGACGACTACCTGGTGAAGCCCTTCCACCCCGCCGAGCTCCTCGCCCGGATCCAGGTGCAGCTCAGGCACCGGGAGGGAAGCGAGGTGTTCGCCGTGGGGGAGCTGGAGCTTTACCCCAAAAGGCGCCAGGTCTTCTTCCGGGGGCAGGAGGTGCGCCTCTCCCCCAAGGAGTTTGACCTCCTGCAGCTCCTCATGAGCCGCCCCGGCCGGGTCTTTCCCCGGCTGGAGATTGAGGAAAGGGTCTGGGGCCGCCCTCTGGGCAGGGAGTCCAACGTGCTGGACGTGCACGTGGCCAACCTCCGGGCCAAGCTCCGGGAGGCGGGAGCCTACGGCTACCTGCGCACGGTGCGCGGGCTGGGGTACGCCCTCCGGCCGGGACGGGGCGAGGAGGGCTAG
- a CDS encoding cupin domain-containing protein, with the protein MEVRRLRSTERGSPEWFSGAVLLAARPEGESLLLVRFAPGARTAWHAHPKGQVLYVTEGVGLAQSRGGWARLLLPGDVVVFAPGEEHWHGAFPDRFLVHLALQGGKNGLLGGEGAGGSLPGGPRGHPNFLEPSAKYPASRARAIMRSGV; encoded by the coding sequence ATGGAGGTCCGCCGCCTGCGGTCCACGGAGAGGGGATCTCCGGAGTGGTTCTCGGGAGCGGTGCTCCTTGCGGCCAGGCCCGAGGGGGAAAGCCTGCTTCTGGTGCGCTTCGCCCCCGGCGCCCGCACCGCCTGGCACGCCCACCCCAAGGGCCAGGTCCTGTACGTGACGGAGGGGGTGGGTCTGGCGCAGAGCCGGGGAGGGTGGGCCCGGCTCCTCCTCCCCGGGGACGTGGTGGTCTTCGCCCCGGGGGAAGAGCACTGGCACGGGGCGTTTCCCGACCGCTTCCTCGTCCACCTGGCCCTCCAGGGAGGGAAGAACGGCCTACTGGGGGGAGAAGGTGCCGGAGGAAGCCTACCAGGAGGCCCTCGAGGCCACCCCAATTTTCTAGAACCATCCGCAAAATACCCTGCCTCCAGGGCCCGTGCTATAATGAGAAGCGGCGTCTAA